The segment taatttaattttaaattcatatAACTTATTAAAGTTTTTGCTATGGTAATAGAGGAAATAAACTTTTTTTGACTAACCATTTTTTCGTGTAAAAGTCATTATTATTTGTTCGATCatataaaaaaaaacctttaagGAAGTAATGATGATGAAGGcaattttatctttttaatttaaatagtagATAATAGAAtgcaaaacataaaaataaattaatatagattaaaaacaaataatgcacttatttaagaaaatatattattaattttaacgtTAATGTTGTATTAAATTTGGCAATAGTAATTTTATAATTACTATTAAACAAAAATGAATACTAATTAATAGAAACAAAAATATATGATACAAAAAAGATCTCATTTTATTTAATACAaactgaataatttttttttttttacgattGTTAAGATACACAAAAAATTTAATACAaactgaataattttttttttacgatTGTTAAGATACACAAAAAATGACTAAAAAGTTGAGAAATTTTTTAAACGAAAGTTTACCAGTTATATATAAAAAGATCTGAATTTAATTTTGTTACACTGACAGATTAGCCCatagatttaataaaataaatatgattgtaataataaaatatagttaaaaaaCTCAAAGAGAAAAGATTTAAAAATAACGTGGAGATTCTAAGATGCATGGGTCCTCTAAAATGGTAACATTTATAAGTTGATATAATATTAGTTTTAACAAAAAATGTAAGATAATATGATGTATAGAAATTACAACTTTTTCTTATGAAAAAAACAAAtggataattatatatttaatttattttattattttattatgtattaaatatttataagaaagatgaataaatgtaaatgtataatatatgaattttatattcgTCTGATATTTTTGTTAATGTAAATTCATACTATATGAATCTTATGTATCTTTTTTAAAAACAACtcttaattttaaaacttgagtcaataaataaaaattatttttaatatttgaaaaattctatctcaaaagtcaatattttcgaaaaataaatgaattatcaaatactttttattgaatgtttgaaatgaGAGTAAATGTTTTTATTATGTATAAAGTTTTATTGAATCTTTTTATCTCGTGCCTCGCACGGAGACGATCAAAAGCCCTGAATATACTAATCATTATATGGTTATTTTGAATTTCGTTATAGTCATACTGATCGAAATCAATCATACTAAATTTAAactcgtgcctcgcacgggtatacaAACTAGTATTTTataaatacttgaatatattcattttctgattttttttttgtttccaatAGAAACCCCACTCTCTTGGAAGCAAAACTGGCTTATGCCCATGACTTTATTTCCTCACTTCCTAATGGCTACGACACCCTTGTTGATGGAAATGCACTTAGTATATCATTGAGAGTACCGTCATTACAAACTTTCTACTATAAAAGTTGTTGACCAAATCATTGTTATGGATGATGGTCGCATTATAGAGGTGATTTCCGTTTGAACTTAACTATTTTTGCAAATTTTTGCTTACAACTTTGAGTTAAGTAATAAACTATATATTGTCTATTTAATATGTCATTGTCagggaaaaacctttttaaataGTTTTGTCGCTTTGGTTGTACAGTGCATCTGCCTTTATAGTTTAGGGTTTCTCTCATACAAGATGCGATATTAACTTAGTCTTTTAACATACTATTTTacactccctccgtcccacaatgagtaaTCATGTCCACCATTTCACGCAGATTAAGAAagtaaataaaagtaaaagagaGAAAAGTAtttttactatagtacccttACTATGTATTGGGAatgatgaaatttttatttattagagGGTAAAGTTGGAAAaagtgtattgaaaattgaaatgggtcattcattttgggacatgtttttatttcaaatggatcactcattgtgggacggagggagtaatacacTCATTCTCATTGGTTCGACTATATAAAACGTCAAGTTATGTGTCTTATTATAAAATTATGCGACATACAACTCCTTGATTCAATTACTGACGATTCAGTTCATTTTCCAAATAACAAATAGTTCACCAAACTATGGTGTcgactaattttaaataaattgtaaTGATTCAATAACAGCAAAGTATTATTAGGGTCAAGAATAGGGATGAATAACCTTGATAAACAGTTGTCTTTGATATATGTCTATAACACCAAAAATTAAGATACGTAAGTAATATTACAACGAGAGAAATCTGAAAGCAAAGTGAAATATGTGAGAAAATAGTAAACAATTAAGATTTATGACAATTAAGATTTAAGCTTGTTTTCCAATCGATAAAATCTTTCTATCTTCTTTTATTTATTCACATCGAGTATGTATGTTTTAGCCTTCAATTTAGGCCACGGAATCCTGTGAAACATATCACATAAAGAGCTTTTGTATGTATGTAAAGAATGggaaaaaatctaattttaaatttagtGTCTGTCATAACTCATAACTAAGTTCACTATTAGAACACTATGAAGCACTGACACTCTTAAAATGACCCCGACACTGACACGGCGACACcgttaataatttgaaaaaatgaataaattaaatgtaattacAAGTGTCAGTGCAGGTGTCCGTCATTGACACGGACACGCCTGatttcagaggtgtcggtgcttCATAGCAAGAACATAATTCAATGTCTTCTTAGAAATAATTAGGTATTTACGGATTTTTGAGATTCACATAATTTTGGGAACTTCAGATTCACTGATTCTTGGTTGATTTTTGGATTCACAGCTTAGGGGGAGGAGAGAAGGAGATTAGGGTTTCTGAAAAATTTTATGAAAGAGTGAAATTATGAAAGAGTGAAATGAGGGTAGatgaaaaaaatagagagaaagtaCTGGGTTTGAAATTGCGGACCGCAACACATGTTGCGGCCGCAATATTGCGGTTGCGGGCAGCAACACATCGACAATAGACCGCAATTGCAGTGTGAACAGAAATTACACGCAAGAGCCGCATCACCACCGCAATAGAACGGTAAATAACGCATTATAACGGTGTTTCAACCGCAATAAACCGCAACGGACCGCAACATACACTTGATTCAGTTTAAAATTATTCTTAATAAAACCAAAGCAATAGAATAAGAATCTTAGGTACAAACTGAAAAGTATCTAACCTTACAGAAGAATCTTAGACATAAAATAGAATAAGAATCTCATACTAATACATACCTTTATGTTATTTTTCTGCTTTTCTAAGATTCCAAATGAATGAAGCATTTGTATTTAACTTCATTTGCTCAATAATTTTCATTCACCACTTCATAACTTCAATCAATATTATATCAGTTCAGAATTTcatcattttctctttgtttcattGGGTTTTTTAATTCAACTTGAAGCAAGTTTCTCCCTTTTCTCTCCAACTTCATCGTAGGTTTCTCTCTTATTTCACTTATATATTGTAATAGTTTCTCTTTGCTTCACTATGtgcttaattttttattttcaatttaagaaaaaatttggtcattgttgttgttgttgtttactgGAAAGATTAgagaaataataaagaaaatgtgggtgtgttgttgttgtttaacgtaggaaggagaagaaagaagatgatagaaaatataattttaatttctttatgttGTGTGGGCCCCTTATTATCATTTATTTTCAATTTGAAAATGTGAGGAGCATGATAAGCCACATACCAATATATGAAAAAGTGCCATAAGTgactgatcggtcaccaatttgtaTGGTGTTTTCATCAATCTCTTGGCATAAATCACCTCAATTCGGTAACACAATTGTCCGTCTTTTATAGTTTTCGTTCTTATTTTGAAAGTTtcgtttaagttgtgtgttttgttttgatgctaagaactcatgctttttaagatgctttgatgcttgtttcggtAGTGATTATGTTTCAGGTTTATGCGTTAAAGTCCATAAGAAGAATGCAGAGCCAAACAAAGGTGAATCGAAGGGAAAATGAAGATATGGAGcatacagtggcctgacacgggtaacagtgtcacgggacacggcccgtgtcaggaagcaggaggaaacaaaagagaatggAGTAGTCAGTGGTCTGACACGGGTACCAGTGTCACGgggcacggcccgtgtcaggaagtcTGGGAAGAAAGGAAATTCAGGACATTgacagagggccaacacgggtgcccgtgtcacaggacacggcctgTGTTGGCAGGTGCGAGCAATTTTTccagttttatatttttaaaggcCTCAACTTCATTAAGGGTAGTTCGGACTTTTCGCATGTTCAGAACTTGAATCAGCACTACTTAGACCTAATTCTGATGAGGATGAGGGgatcttggatcatattggagAATTCTACGAAGGAGAAGAGGAATCAAGGGTTTGGAAaagggagatcttcaagagcggaagcaattggagattgaagcaatcctcatctcttgtaatgtttacacttacctttgtagttttcttaattactatgagtagctaaacatatTTATGTTAGGGGGATGTCCCTGAATCGCTTTTATGTAATGAATCGAATTACCGTTATTTTATGACTTTGAAGTTTTATGATTTAAGTTTATATTCAAAGTGTCTAATGCTTTTTTCTATTGGAAAATAGATTTTTGATATTTGGTTaaggttaggtcggacaaaccactttAACGCTTTTTGAACAATAACACTATcagtaaatcgcttaggaatgagGGTTTAGCTATAGTGATCGTCTATTCTTGTTTATGTGAATACGGTTCTTGATAAAAAATTgagttgttaaggaattaaaacataatttgagTATCAAatgattttccgctaaggaattagggagaaTAACTATTGAGAATCGATACTTAATCATATTAACGAATCTTTCATGAAATAGCGGTTACATGAATtacaaggcggttcatacatctacTCTAGCATGTCTTCTCTTATTTTGTTACAAAGTCCAGTTTTAAATATTgcttatttcaaattattgtaATCTTTAATCAACCAACCAGATCAACCCCAtgtgctttttgttcaattgaattcttGTCATAACTTATATTACCacagcagtcctcgagatcgacaCTTTGGGAATCTCCActtttattactacatcggtaaaaatagtacacttgctattttccaaTCAGTGACATAATTtatttgtaattaattaatttaaattttggcTAAAATTTAGGAGGGAATTTATAGAcgaaaattaattttaggttaaaaaTATGGTGTGTGTAGAAAATaagtcaaaacaaataaaaattttgtgatgttaagataattttaatttttaaatagtttATTACTTTTTTACATTTATTTAGTTATGttaatgttaaaaatatttttaaaaaattgttaaattTTAGTCATCTaacacttaaattttttattaaaaaaaaatattttatatttttgacaaACAATTTTTGTTATgttagttaattttttatttaatttactgAGAAGAGACCCCATTTATATTGGTCTTCTTGTGTTGCTCATTGTTTAGATCTTTGCTTAGGGGATATAGGAAATaagaaaagcatacaaaacttaTTAAGTGAAGCAAAAATGGTGACAACCTTCATCTATAACCATACGTATATTGTGAGTCTCATGAAAAAATATACTGGCGGTAGAGATATTGTTTGTCATGGTGTTACCCGATTTGCAACTCAATTTCTACAACTTCAAGCAATTGTTAGACAAAGGGAAGGTCTTGAAAACATGTTCGATTCTAAAGaatttagaaaaataatatgtTAAAGAGAAGAAAGGATCGAGATATGAAGCAAGAAAAATTGTTATGATTAGTGACTTTTGGAGTAAGGCCAATGACATATTGAAAGTATTTGAGCCAATTGTAAAAATTTTGAGACTAGTGGATGGTGACGAGAAACCAACAATGGATTTCAGATATGAAACCATTAATCGAGCAAAACAAGCAATTCAACAAAATTCTCGTTATCATTCCAAATATAATGATATCATTGACAAGCGTTGGAAAGTCATGCACTTTGATCTTCATTTTGGTGGTTTgtcaatatattttataaatttaattttgtcATGCAACTTAAATTTATAACATCATAACCttaataattgattttgatttctaGGTTATTTTTTTAATCCACAATTTCAATATGGAATCGAGCATGGAAAAGCTATTTATAAAGAAACATTTAATGGAACAAAGAATGTAATCATGAAGGTAGAAAGAAACATGGATGATCAAATCAAAGATCTAAACCAAGTAAGTAGTGGATATTATATTCTCATATGATAAATTATTTATTAGGAAATCTATTTATGTATTGATATGTTTTATTAGATTACCTAGCTAACACTTTTTAGAGAAAAAAGTGAAACGTTTGGTAGACCTCTAGCTCAAAAATCTTGGTCTAAGATAGATGCAGGtaaaatataagttttttttataagattttataaatatactttatttttttaataaaactaataattttctttttttttttcatacttAAAAAGCTCAATGGTGGAAATATCATGGTTCatgtgctcatgaacttcaacaTTTGGCTATGATAGTTCTCAGTCAAACAACCTCTGCCACAAACTATGAGAGAAGTTGGAGTACATTTAGCTATATTCATACAAAGACAAGAAATAGATTGAAGTACAAAAAATTGCATAAGCTTGTCTTCACACATTACAACATgaagttgagaatgagagataaATTAAGGAAGAGCCGGGAAGAAATAGAAGCAAGTTTTGATCCGATAAATCttgaatatatatatttcaagAAGATCTGTTATCTCAATGGATATAAGAGAGGGAAAATCCATTATTGGATGGAGTTCAAAATGCAGATTGGTTACCAATAGTTGATACAGATGATGACAATATTGATGATAATAGTGAATCTAATGATAGTGGTGGTCTAATTCCACCTAGCGGTAATAGTGGTGATGGGGGTGGTAATGAAGTGGATAACTAAGGTGAAAACGAAGGTGAAAGTGCGGGCGGCGATGATGAAGGAAAAGATGACGAGCAATTAGAACTTGATCCATATCATGAAATACCACCTGGTTATAGGCGTTATAGGAACTTGAATGATATAGATCATTCTAACAACTCACTACTTGACACAAGAGGAAATGTGTCACAATCTGGAAGAAaggggaaaagaaaaaaatgccCCACTTGAAGATTCCTCCTTTTCTAGTATTGCTCATAGTTTTAGTGATTTTGGGATTGGTGATTCTTCACAAAGTAGTCAACAATCGTATCCTCTTGTTTATCAGTATCCTTATTTCAACTCCTATAACCAAAATCCTAGTGATCAAGCTCCTTCGTACTACCAACAATCAATGAATTATCACAATTCTTATCATCAACAATCAAATGATAGTTCTTTTTTTGTTATGTCTTTGGACAAGAATCTACACAAGATGATAGTCAGAGTGAAAGTACAAGTTATGCTCTTTCACGTCATTCCACTATGCGGTAGCAAGAGTCATGTAAGTTACATTTTCAAACATTGAATTTATATTTAGTAAAATATATGTGATGAAAAGTTTTAATATTAGATGCAATTTAAAGGTACTAATTAGgagtttcatcttcttcttgtcttttttcttttcttttttgcagtGAAGACATCAAGATGGCAACAAAGGACATTAATATAATATTTGTGTCTctagatattttatttaaaataaattataacttattagtattatgtaatttaaaattacttttaagGTTATGCTAGTTCATATGGGTAAGTTCAAGTCACTTGTTAGTTCTACTAGCAccaaaaattatttgattaatttttgcTCGCGTCCTTTTCATATGGTGTAGATGAGAAAGTGCTAGCAACTACATTACTGAGAGGATAAGCTTAAGTAGCTTTTAATGAATTTCATATCCTTATTGGAGGTGTATGATTTGATGAAATCACCTATATGAGTGTCGAGTGGGGCCGCTTGTATGAGATCTTGGCAAAATCTCTAGAGCACTCATGAAATAACCATGCATGCACACGACCTATTAGTGCACCACAACGTTAACAACAAGAATTATGGGGGTGTGATGTGAGTGTTAGACCTCTAACATACAATAAGTGATCTtggttcatatagcttgctaTACCAATTTCACTGTATGTTAAGTATTATCATTCTAGGACTagttcatatagcttgctacactAGTTTGATGCATCAAATTCATGATGTTaatccataatttttttttacacttcttctaaacttttgaaatatGTGGGAGATTATTGTAAATTTTGAtaatatttcaaaagttttaaatagtTTTTGTCTCAAATTTTAAGTgacaaatatgaaaatatattttcaaagaaaattattaatattatttttattaaaattaatgtggTTAATAATGAATTTATTATAATGATAACTTGATTTAGTCCAAGTAATTAAACACTATTTTTCTCCCTCTCTTATATATACCTACACTTTTACTTTTGGATATAGTAGAAAATTAAAAACACTTAACGTGTTAATTCAAAAAATCTTTTTATACttccttttcttttaattttctggTTACATCTTCGAGTCATCTAAAAGAGTATTTCTTGTTGTTCTGGTACCTCAAATTGTTAATGAGAATCTAAGAAAAACCTGTTTAATCCTGGGGGATTTACGgttatgaggcggataaatccttaaggacagtgtTCATACACGCCTCAGGTTTAGTTAACGTCTTACTTTTTGCAggattaacatttgtgattgtGAGAAGATGTGATCGAGTTATAGTGGTGGCCAAATTTCTACAACAGTTCTTACcattttccaatgaaaatatgacaaatatatttaaatatgatttaatgagtgaaaataggagaaatttgcatacgtgtaacagaaaattatacacttatcatatttttattggaaaatagtaagaaccacacctatAGAATTGTAACTAAGTTTTATCCTTTCATAAAATAGAGCCGGATAAGCATACACTGATAAAACAAATAGTAAATAACAAGTATTTTTAAATAGTTGAGTTAGTGGAACCCActctaaataatttaattaaacatcctaaaaatttaatttaatattatttgaaaataatatgcTATCTATATAAAAAATCATTGGTTAAAACAATAAGCAAATAGAGTCGATTAGTGTGGGTCAAGCCGACTCTAATAGAGTCGGTGTCGGGGGCCTACTCTAAAATAGAGGCTAAATAGGTAGTTAacacatgttttatttttttgtgtgAGGTAGTGAACAACACATGTTAATGCCTTGAATTTGTAATCTTTACTTGACCTGCTATCATAGTTCGATACAAGATGATagctttagtttttttttttgtaagcaagttatTTATTATAAGGAACAAAAAGTTCACAACAACAAGATTACAAAGAAGGAGGGAACATGGCCCAAAGGAAAATTACCCACCAATTGGAACCTAAGCTAAgtaaaacaaagggtttttgtcaaactcataaaaattacaattggtatGGGGAATATTCCCAATAAACGACCATCTCCAAATAAGAGTCTTACAATTCCAAACAACATCCCGAGAATTCCACACCGAATTCTTAAAAATCACCCCATTCCTACTAAGCCAAATACTCCACACAATTGCCAACCACACAACACCCACCTTACCTTTGTTAACTTTCTTCAATTTACAAAAAGATCTCCAAGTCCAATAGCTCTCCTTAAAATCCGCCTTCTTATAGTTATCCAAAAGAATCCAATTTGCCATTTCCTTCCACACCTCATCCGTTTTTTGGCACCCGAAGAAAAGATGGACGGGGGATTCTAAACCATCATCACATAAAGAACAAAAAGGGTTGGAAGAGGACGGAAAAATACCTCTATTCATAAGTAAGACTTTTGTAGGAATCCTATGCTTGAAACAACGCCATCCGAAAGCTTTGACTTTTAACGGAATATCGCCCTTCCAAATAAAAGGAGTCACAAAATCAAAACAATTAGGCGGCCCGAACGACAAAAAAGATTTTTCCATAATACTATAAAGGGAGGAAACGGAAAAAGAGCCATCAACCGACGGACACCATAACACGCGGTCCTTCTCGCCTATCCCCGTACTCGGAGGCACCGGAACCGGTCTACAATTATTCAACAAATATCTCAACTTTGCCTCCTCACTCACCAAAGCCGGCGGGATACAAGTAATCCCCAAATCATTCCAAACCCACATATCTCCTATCCAAGCTCCCATACAAGCTACCGAAACATCCTGTAAAAGAGAAATAGCAAATAAAAGCGGAAATAATTCCTTTAAAATACCTTCCTCCATCCATTTAGAGTGCCAAAAAGAAATAGAGAAACCATCACCAATCCGGAAAGAAACATTATCCGCAAAAACACCTACGGGCATTCTCTTCTCTAAAGATAAAATATCCGACCACCACACCGATTTTGTACCATTATTCTCCACATTACCTCCTTCTATAGTTGTTACACTTAGTTAAATTGCTTACAAATCAATTCAATTTCTAATTTCAATcaaaaatttaattgatatatactGATAATGTAAAACAGTTTTATATTGTCAGTAAGTTGTGATTGTtaaatgtttattgaaatttaactttaattttaacTGTATAAAAAAATTAGTGCATAATAATTAGTCAATTGAGTTAGTTAACTTTTCcattttattctattttctcTAATAGCTCTTCCTCTGGATGAAGAACTTCATGAAACTGTCAAGtattttattgaaatttataTCCTCGGTCTGAATCAGAGGTGCATTTCTTTCTACATATTTTATGGATAAtattttagggtttatgatttTATAGTTGGCATTTTTAAGACAATTTAATGGCAagttacaaaaagaaaaagtagATGGGCTAGCCTGCCACCCTTATTTGCAAGTTACTACTATTATAACTAAAATGAACGATAATATTCTCTTATTAAATGTTTTGAACTTTATTGCATATTCTTAAAAGTGAATTCAAATCAATGAATCATTACATTTAAGCACTATTGAATATAATTACAACACAATACATgcctcataaataaataaaagaggtatACTTTTATTTGAGATAACCATAGAGCTAGGAAGGTCAACTAGCTTCTACAAACCATTAATATACATGCAACCAAACTCAAAAGCCACCGCCTCCACCGCCACATCCTCCGCCACCGCCTCCACCATGATCACCTACATGTCCTCCATGATGACCACCACCAGTTCCATGTCCTCCATGATGACCACCATGATGACCACTATGATGACCATGATGATTTCCAGCTGAAGTAGTATCAACAGGAGTCATAAAAATCATGTTACCATCTCTACCACCACTATAACCACCACCTCCGATTTTTTTCCTCTTTTCATGTCCAGAGCACAAATTTCCGATATCTATTTTGTTCACTTTTACGTCTTTGTTCCTCTACGGTTTTATCCTTTTTATTCATATTGAAGTATAATTTATAGGCAAAGTttggttaaaaaaatatatcgTAGTCAACATCCTTGTTTTCCACGGAAAGTTGTATGAAGTTTCAGCGCAATTTAATATACATCAGTCAAAGCATTATGTGCCATATGACGCTGTAATAATCAATTATAGAGGAGATGTTATCAAAAAGAATTCTCTAAAACAATCATTATGATTCCATTTACTTTGTTGAAATTATTAAGGTCGGTTCGAAATTATCTTTTGATAAGTTATGAGAAATTTGTTACGATAAGATCATACCAATGAAATTAGTAAATCACATGCAATTCCGTTTGTCAAATATATAAGATTGTTTATCACATAATTTTTACTAATTTCAATTTTAGTTAATATTTTTTACATTATATTTTAAGTTATCCATTTAAATTTTTCTAAAGTTATCTTCTCTAAAGTTTTTTTGTTCAATCTCATCACATTTATTTCGTTAATTTTTCGTGAATTGTTTCTTcataatttgtttatttttaaaattttacaattttagtAATTTGAATAAACATTGAAATAGAAGTgatttacaaaataaatttaaaaataaatgtgaCGATATTGAAAAGAAGAGAGTAACACTTTTTTtttaagtgtcataccccaaaatttgtccataatatttaatcatatttcagtctatctgactttcaaatgctcaaagatctccaattgctcaaagctacctacctcctaaacgaatgcctttgaactagggttttgatcttctcaaagagaaatcaacttTTGATAtctcaagtggactccatgacctctcatatgctcaaaagggtcctcatgccaagttgcaagctctgattcataagattgctcagacAACAGTTCAaatagtcaatagtcgactattttgacctaaaagtcaactgtggtcatagtacagtcaaaattcctgatttttggtcaacatcctcattttgaagtatcattcatcatttgatcaaggattgatcatgatccatcaagaaaagctccaaaatcatcaaaaacctaagtttctaaattagggtttttaaagagaaagtcaacccaactttgaccagcaataactttcacatggaacgtccgaaattttccatccaaagctcaattttaaggaaattgaattctctacaattttgtctctcacatgccaaggccaaaaatgcatcatttgagagatatgggccaatacattacaggtccttctaagagctcgcaaaaagcagttttttgtcaggagccatatcttcaagataaaatccccaaatgcaaaaaagcttccaaaggggcttatagaggacatcttgagctttccaaaagtcctagaacatcttcagaggataaaaattgagagagttatgatcgaCGGAAGTTGGGTGAAAAATTGGGgaatgcatgaaaccctaagtgagCAAATTCAAAT is part of the Vicia villosa cultivar HV-30 ecotype Madison, WI unplaced genomic scaffold, Vvil1.0 ctg.002892F_1_1, whole genome shotgun sequence genome and harbors:
- the LOC131640009 gene encoding uncharacterized protein LOC131640009, which codes for MISDFWSKANDILKVFEPIVKILRLVDGDEKPTMDFRYETINRAKQAIQQNSRYHSKYNDIIDKRWKVMHFDLHFGGYFFNPQFQYGIEHGKAIYKETFNGTKNVIMKVERNMDDQIKDLNQLTLFREKSETFGRPLAQKSWSKIDAAQWWKYHGSCAHELQHLAMIVLSQTTSATNYERSWSTFSYIHTKTRNRLKYKKLHKLVFTHYNMKLRMRDKLRKSREEIEANWLPIVDTDDDNIDDNSESNDSGGLIPPSGNSGDGGGNEVDN